ATTCCTTCTCGTATTGCCTGAACGGAGTCTATTGTAAGATCCCTTTTCAATAGGTTTAGTTTCTCCCTTCAAATCTCTGACGAACCCACATTCTTCACATTTAATACAGATTTTTTCATCGGACATATTGCACCAGAGTTAGATATGTATATGTTATTTAATATAATTTTCCAATGAATGGTAATACTTGTCATACTGACTGTCAACATCAATTATTAAAAAATCTTGACCAGATATACTCAGAATCTGAAATTGGATATATTTTTAATTAATATTGCTAAAATAGCAAAATTTATAAAAATATTTTTATATTATAAGTTATAAGTTATAATTTAGAACTTATAACAAATAATGGAGGAAGACATTATGGCAGAAATAATAGCAATACTTAATCAAAAGGGTGGTTGTGGTAAAACAACAACTGCTGTGAATCTTGCAGCAGCTCTTGCAATTTATGGTAAGAAGGTTTTAGTTGTAGATATGGATCCACAAGGTAATGCAACAACTGGTTTTGGAATCGAAAAGAATGAAGTCACACGTACTATATATTCTGTTTTAACTGGTGAAAGTAATTTACAAGATGCTGTTCTTGATACAGAAATTCCCGGTCTAGATGTTATTCCAAGTAACATTGCATTAAGTGGTGCAGAGATTGAATTGAGTAAAGAGGTTGGCTATCACACAATACTTGACCTGGCAATGGAAGGAGTTTCTGAAGGCTATGATTATATATTTATCGATGTACCTCCTTCTTTGGGTATACTGACAATAAATTGCCTTGTTGCAGCAGATAGTGTTATAATACCCATACAGGCAGAATTCTATGCATTGGAGGGTATGGCTGATCTTTTGGAAGCAATTCAACTGGTTGAAACAAGACTGAAAAGCCCATC
This sequence is a window from Methanobacterium sp. SMA-27. Protein-coding genes within it:
- a CDS encoding ParA family protein gives rise to the protein MAEIIAILNQKGGCGKTTTAVNLAAALAIYGKKVLVVDMDPQGNATTGFGIEKNEVTRTIYSVLTGESNLQDAVLDTEIPGLDVIPSNIALSGAEIELSKEVGYHTILDLAMEGVSEGYDYIFIDVPPSLGILTINCLVAADSVIIPIQAEFYALEGMADLLEAIQLVETRLKSPSPIKGILLTLYDSRTRLGRDVYSNVKEYFGATEYIFKTTIPRNVTLAEAPSHGKPCIIYDDESSGSHAYLNLAKEIISRDGSEGNK